A section of the Thermotoga caldifontis AZM44c09 genome encodes:
- a CDS encoding 4Fe-4S binding protein translates to MDLSCEYVGLKLKNPIVVASSGLTENLKNMKKAEEHGAACVVVKSLFEEEVCRISPTPRFEIIERRMGKLRSHTFYSFEQASGFDEHQYFEEIRRAVNSLSIPVIPSINCISEEGWKRYARMAEEAGAPALELNVSCPHGSISFRGGDVEEKILNVARLVRDTVKIPIIVKLPMQLSSPISMASMLERIGVNGVVMFNRLTGLDIDVENERPIMHGGYAGHGGPWSFNAVLRWIAASSPHLNISIAASGGVGSGIDVAKFIYAGADVVEVCSLIYLLGYEAIEMLLKELKQFMERKSYTSLDQFRGKVSGPKILNNEQIDRRHIYVARIDPDLCNMCDVCRRVCIYDAPYKTQKTYVISEACDGCGLCVKLCPTKAISLVPRGKEP, encoded by the coding sequence ATGGATCTCTCTTGCGAATACGTTGGTCTGAAACTGAAGAATCCCATCGTTGTGGCTTCGTCGGGTTTGACCGAAAATCTCAAGAACATGAAGAAGGCGGAGGAACATGGAGCCGCGTGTGTCGTTGTGAAGTCCCTGTTCGAGGAAGAAGTCTGCAGGATTTCTCCGACACCGAGATTCGAGATCATCGAACGAAGGATGGGCAAACTCAGATCTCACACGTTCTATTCCTTCGAACAAGCGAGTGGTTTCGATGAGCACCAGTACTTCGAAGAAATTCGAAGGGCCGTGAACAGCCTCTCGATCCCCGTCATTCCCAGCATAAATTGCATCAGCGAAGAAGGCTGGAAGAGATATGCAAGGATGGCAGAGGAAGCCGGTGCCCCAGCGTTGGAGCTGAACGTTTCGTGTCCGCACGGCTCGATATCCTTCAGAGGCGGGGATGTGGAAGAAAAGATTCTGAACGTGGCTCGTCTTGTTCGAGACACGGTCAAGATACCGATCATCGTGAAACTTCCCATGCAATTGTCCTCTCCAATCTCAATGGCTTCGATGTTGGAACGGATCGGTGTCAACGGCGTGGTGATGTTCAACCGCCTCACGGGTCTGGACATCGATGTGGAAAACGAAAGACCCATCATGCACGGTGGCTACGCCGGACACGGAGGACCGTGGTCCTTCAACGCCGTGCTGAGATGGATCGCAGCGAGCAGCCCACATTTGAACATCTCCATCGCGGCGTCTGGTGGTGTGGGAAGTGGCATCGACGTGGCGAAGTTCATCTACGCGGGTGCGGACGTGGTTGAAGTGTGCAGCCTCATCTATCTGCTCGGTTACGAAGCGATAGAGATGCTTCTGAAAGAACTCAAACAGTTCATGGAGAGAAAATCCTACACGTCCCTGGATCAGTTCAGGGGTAAGGTCAGTGGCCCGAAGATCCTCAACAACGAACAGATAGATCGAAGACACATCTACGTTGCGAGGATCGATCCGGACCTGTGCAACATGTGCGACGTGTGCAGAAGAGTGTGCATCTACGATGCACCTTACAAGACACAGAAAACGTACGTGATCTCAGAAGCCTGCGATGGTTGCGGACTCTGTGTGAAGCTCTGCCCAACGAAGGCGATCAGTCTCGTACCAAGGGGGAAAGAGCCATGA